The window TGTTGCCGATGAAAGGGTTAAGCGTACAGACGAAGCGCTGGTCACAGCACGTAACTGGGTTAGAAATGAACAACTTAACTACGATATCGGTTTTGGAGACGTGGAGAACCTGCTTGAAGCTGTTCAGAAAGAATTAGAATTACGTGTTGAGCTGAAACAAAATGTGTTCGATTTTAATAAGAAGGTTGCAGCACTGTATAAGGCTTCGGGTATCCCCATTTATCAATTGAGCACGAATTAACCATCAGGAATAGCGACATGACAAAGAAATTCTTCTTTTTAATTACAGTTTTTATGTTCATTGGCAGTACGCTGATTGCGCAATCTGCAGAGCAGGAAATCAGAAGCATGCTGGATGAGCGTGACGAAGAGATAAAGGAGCTTCTTGGTCCCGAAGGAAATCAGTATTCCCAGGAACAGCGCGACAGGTTAAAAACCATTATCAATGATATTATAGATTACAGGGCCATGGCAAGGCAGGCTCTGGGATCTACCTTTGATGAGATTTCCGATGAGAAGAAAGATGAATTCGTTAACCTTTTTTCCACAATTATCAGAGACAATTCGCTTAACAGGCTGGATATCTATCGCGCAGAAGTGACCTACGACGAAATCAACATAAGCGATGGAAGTGCAAATGTGCGAACCACCGCACAACTCGACAATGTTCGAACTTCCGTTGATTATGTAATGGAACGCAACAATGGCAACTGGGTTATTACGGATATGTCGATAGATGAAGTTTCCACTGCAGAATCGTATAACCGCCAGTTTCAGAGCATAATCAGACAGCACGGGTTTGACGCACTCATGGAAAGCCTGCAGCGCAGAGCTGCCAGATCCTCCACTACGTAGCAATTGCCTGAATACATACTGCTAAATGCTCGATAAGCTGTCAGAAATATTCGCTGCCCGAATGCGGCCAGCCTCAGGTTGATTGAGAGATAACTGATCGTCCGGACACAACCGGTATCAAAGTTAAAACTTATACGAAACCGTACCTTCTGCCTCGTCCGTGCTCTTCTTGTAGGTCTTTTCGGTGAACGTGTTTAATTTCCCGGTATTTGAACCGGCTTTGATTAGCGTGGAACAGCGCGTTCCATAGGATTCGGATGTGATAAATATCGATGATACCAGCCGTTCCATCTGCGGCGATAAGCCTGTTGACGGAAGGCGATCGTCGGGAAAAATTTCCCGGTCTCTTAATAGCTCAAAAACTTCATTGTCCAGGTCTGCCCGCCTGTGCTTAAGGATTTGCCTGAAACAGCCTTTAGCCTTTTCTGTTTTTGGCCAGGGTGTGTCCAGAAAAGCATTGCTCAGGGTATGTATACCGGGCGCTACTTTTGATATTTCGTCAAGCTCATTTGAGTAGTACCAAAGTTCGGTTGTTGTACCGGCAATAAGATTAAACCCGTTATACTGATCCGCAGTGCCTCTGAGTTTTTTTAAATAATCCGGTGCCTCCATTCCGGATGTCAGATAGGCGGTTACGATATCGCCGCGACTGGGTGCATTGTCCTTGATATTCTCAATGTCTCTGTAGTTGGTGATTGCAGCAAAACGATGATCACTGGTGATCCCCAGCCAGGTGCCGCCGGCCTTAAGATCCCGTCCCGCAAGCAAGCCGGGGTGATCATACCAAAACGTTGCAGGCTGGGCGGGCCGGTCGTAAAATTCATCCCGGTTGGATGCAAAAATCAGAGGATAATCGGGGTCTGCCTGAAATGCAAAAACTGTAAGGCACATTTTGAATAGAAACCGTTTTTTATAAACTTAAAAATTATGAAACATATCCATGTAAAATACGATGTAATCCGGCGGATATCATTTTTTAAGAATCGGGATTAAAAAAGAATAGTTTGGCCACTTTCAGTGATAGTACAAAACGGGATTGGGGACTGGTAATAGCCGGCTTTTTGGGCCTAGGTCTTTTCTTTTGGTTTTATGGCATCTACCATCCTTTGAGTGTATCTGAGAATCAACTCTCAGAAACCGATGCTATTCAAAAATCGGAAGTAGTTTTCAGAAGCCTGGGCTACACGTCCGATTTTGAACCAAAAGCAAGGTTTATGGCGAATCCGCGGCTTCTGGATTCCCTGCAGGTAAGGATGGAACTGGACGAATACGGCGAAAATAATGAGATGCGCAGGCGTCTTCCTGCATACTTTTGGGAGTCCTCTTTTTTCGTAGGTGAACCGCAAGGCGATAATCCGCTTCTCGATTTAAGCGCCACGCGAGTAGTTCAGATCCTTCTGAATGAGGATGGCGATTTTCTGGGTATCAACAATAACACCAACGTACTGCCATCAGCAGGATTTAATTCTGATCTTCTGGAGGGAATATTGGGTACAGAGATATCCGGCTCATTGCCTCCCGATTCACTCCCGGTAAACCGCATTCAGTTCAGGTTCGACCCGGATGATGAAGAAACGGAGACTGGTCCGTCTTCAATTGATCTCAGTCAGATCAATTATCTGAACAGGGTAGCTGCTGAAGATATTGCGCGTTATTACCTGGGTTTGTCTACCTGGGAAGAACAGGAATTGATCGTCTCGAATGTCGAGGCTGTAAATGCGGATGGAACAGGAGCCGCCCTGGTTACATTTGTCAGGGACAATGAGATACCAGGGTATCCTACGGAAGTAAACCTGACGGTTCTGGCAACGGGTCAACTGATCTCGATGGGTTACACGCTTTTGGAAAGTCCGCCTACCGGTATCGCTCAGAGCGAGCTTGTGAATAATATTCGCATAGGAGCTGTACTTCTGGGGATATTCTGGATTTTAATCCTGTTGATTATTCGTTTCCGGATGAGGCTTATCGACATGAAGG of the Rhodohalobacter mucosus genome contains:
- a CDS encoding MlaC/ttg2D family ABC transporter substrate-binding protein produces the protein MTKKFFFLITVFMFIGSTLIAQSAEQEIRSMLDERDEEIKELLGPEGNQYSQEQRDRLKTIINDIIDYRAMARQALGSTFDEISDEKKDEFVNLFSTIIRDNSLNRLDIYRAEVTYDEINISDGSANVRTTAQLDNVRTSVDYVMERNNGNWVITDMSIDEVSTAESYNRQFQSIIRQHGFDALMESLQRRAARSSTT
- a CDS encoding NRDE family protein, producing the protein MCLTVFAFQADPDYPLIFASNRDEFYDRPAQPATFWYDHPGLLAGRDLKAGGTWLGITSDHRFAAITNYRDIENIKDNAPSRGDIVTAYLTSGMEAPDYLKKLRGTADQYNGFNLIAGTTTELWYYSNELDEISKVAPGIHTLSNAFLDTPWPKTEKAKGCFRQILKHRRADLDNEVFELLRDREIFPDDRLPSTGLSPQMERLVSSIFITSESYGTRCSTLIKAGSNTGKLNTFTEKTYKKSTDEAEGTVSYKF